One segment of Clostridium ljungdahlii DSM 13528 DNA contains the following:
- the yjfF gene encoding galactofuranose ABC transporter, permease protein YjfF — MIKGLTNKKKILKLNSSFISIYATIGLFIVLFLIGSVMFSGFFSGQVLANLFIDNAYLIVLAIGQTFVIITGGIDLSVGSMIAFISMITASLLQNGVNPFLVMIFVLIVGIVFGTVQGILVEKFDLHPWIVTLAGMFFARGSSYVISIDTISIKNPVFTAISGFRIPIGPGVAISINVIVSLIVAAVAIFVLKYTRFGRTVYAIGGNENSAMLMGLNTGKVKILVYTVSGFCSSLAGLLFTLYTLSGYGLHCLGTEMDAIAACVIGGILLTGGSGYPIGPVFGVLTMGIIQSLIMFQGNLNSWWTKIAVGMLLFIFIALQRIIVIREEKKKVVIS, encoded by the coding sequence ATGATAAAAGGGTTAACTAATAAGAAGAAAATTTTAAAATTGAATTCATCATTTATTTCGATTTACGCTACAATTGGTTTGTTTATAGTATTATTTTTAATTGGATCTGTTATGTTTAGTGGATTTTTTTCAGGACAAGTATTAGCAAACCTTTTTATAGATAATGCTTATTTAATAGTTTTAGCTATTGGCCAGACTTTTGTTATTATTACAGGTGGAATAGATCTTTCTGTAGGTTCTATGATAGCTTTTATAAGTATGATTACTGCAAGCCTATTGCAAAATGGAGTTAATCCATTTTTGGTTATGATTTTTGTCTTAATTGTAGGAATTGTATTTGGAACAGTTCAGGGGATATTAGTAGAGAAATTTGATCTTCACCCATGGATTGTAACATTAGCAGGTATGTTCTTTGCACGAGGATCAAGTTATGTTATAAGTATAGATACTATAAGTATTAAAAATCCGGTATTTACTGCTATTTCAGGTTTTAGAATACCCATTGGTCCAGGTGTAGCTATATCCATTAATGTAATTGTTAGTTTGATAGTAGCTGCAGTTGCTATATTTGTATTAAAGTATACAAGGTTTGGTAGAACCGTATATGCAATTGGTGGAAATGAAAATTCAGCTATGCTTATGGGCCTAAATACTGGAAAAGTTAAAATTCTTGTTTATACTGTATCTGGTTTTTGCTCTTCTTTAGCTGGGCTGTTATTTACTTTATATACACTATCTGGTTATGGCTTACATTGTTTGGGAACGGAGATGGATGCCATTGCAGCTTGTGTAATAGGAGGAATATTACTAACAGGGGGATCAGGATATCCTATAGGACCTGTATTCGGTGTTTTAACTATGGGTATAATTCAAAGCCTTATAATGTTTCAGGGAAATCTTAATTCTTGGTGGACAAAGATTGCAGTAGGAATGTTGTTATTTATATTTATTGCACTGCAGAGAATTATTGTTATTAGAGAAGAAAAGAAAAAGGTTGTTATAAGCTGA
- the surE gene encoding 5'/3'-nucleotidase SurE — translation MKLLLTNDDGVNAKGIYALAKELEKKHEVIIVAPDVEKSASSHSITVRDPLFVKQVKLEGIKSKAYSVTGTPADCVKIAIDKIVDGNIDMVLSGINNGLNIGLDVLYSGTVSAAIEAAINKIPSLAASMEVEDGVEGEYEDAAKCVSEVLEKLQDRHMKDDVVFNLNMPMKIKKGIKVCKIGERGYTGYFIEVDSKDEGKTFQLKGKMSESLVIDTDGYFIKQGYATLTPLHYDLTNFKLLKQVDKIFS, via the coding sequence ATGAAATTATTATTGACTAACGACGATGGAGTTAATGCAAAGGGAATATATGCATTAGCTAAAGAATTAGAAAAAAAGCATGAAGTGATAATTGTTGCGCCGGATGTTGAAAAAAGTGCCAGCAGTCATTCCATAACAGTAAGAGATCCTTTATTTGTAAAACAAGTGAAGCTTGAAGGAATAAAATCGAAAGCTTACAGCGTCACTGGTACACCTGCAGACTGTGTAAAGATTGCAATAGATAAAATTGTAGATGGAAATATAGATATGGTTTTATCTGGAATAAATAATGGATTGAATATTGGATTGGACGTGTTGTATTCCGGTACGGTTTCTGCAGCTATTGAGGCTGCCATTAATAAAATACCTTCACTGGCTGCATCTATGGAAGTTGAAGATGGAGTTGAAGGAGAATATGAGGATGCAGCAAAATGTGTTTCAGAAGTGCTGGAAAAGCTTCAAGATAGACACATGAAAGATGATGTTGTATTTAATTTAAATATGCCTATGAAGATAAAAAAAGGAATTAAAGTGTGTAAAATTGGGGAAAGAGGATATACTGGTTATTTTATAGAGGTGGATTCCAAAGATGAGGGAAAGACTTTTCAACTAAAAGGTAAGATGAGTGAATCTCTTGTTATTGACACAGATGGATATTTTATAAAACAAGGTTATGCTACTTTAACACCACTTCACTATGATCTTACTAATTTTAAACTGCTTAAACAGGTTGATAAAATTTTTAGTTAA
- a CDS encoding RraA family protein, giving the protein MSNIGCKIISDFKRPDKSLVEGFRNIPVANIDDCMNRTAAVHYDIKPVNKAKLLGTAFTVKVAQGDNLMFHKAMDMAQEGDVVVIDAGGDTSRAIFGELMINYCKVRKLAGVIVDGCIRDYDEISKLDFPVYAKGTTPNGPYKNGPGEINTTISFGGQVVHPGDIIIGDGDGIIIVKPSEAEELVNKAKKVVVKEEGIMDIIMKEGTYIRPWVDSKLKEIGCEYL; this is encoded by the coding sequence ATGTCAAATATTGGTTGCAAAATAATTAGTGATTTTAAACGTCCAGATAAGTCTTTAGTTGAGGGATTTAGGAATATACCTGTTGCAAATATTGATGATTGTATGAACAGAACAGCAGCTGTACATTACGATATTAAACCAGTCAATAAAGCAAAGTTACTAGGTACTGCATTCACTGTTAAAGTAGCACAAGGCGATAATTTGATGTTTCATAAAGCCATGGATATGGCTCAAGAAGGTGATGTAGTCGTTATAGATGCTGGAGGAGACACTTCACGTGCAATATTTGGTGAATTAATGATCAATTATTGTAAAGTTAGAAAACTTGCAGGTGTTATTGTTGATGGGTGTATTAGAGATTATGATGAAATATCAAAATTGGATTTTCCCGTTTATGCTAAAGGCACTACACCTAACGGACCTTATAAAAATGGCCCTGGAGAGATTAATACCACAATCAGTTTTGGAGGACAAGTTGTACATCCTGGAGATATCATTATCGGGGATGGAGATGGAATCATAATTGTTAAACCAAGTGAAGCTGAAGAACTTGTTAATAAGGCTAAAAAAGTTGTAGTAAAAGAAGAAGGAATTATGGACATTATAATGAAAGAAGGAACATATATTAGGCCTTGGGTTGATTCTAAACTAAAAGAAATTGGTTGTGAATATTTATAA
- a CDS encoding MFS transporter — MKKGRYRYFIIFMVLAIMTINYIDRGALSYGQADIIKEYGLNAQSWGAVMGYFGYGYAVGGLFGGFLADKKGPKFTWIVFGSIWSVFEMLTAFAGDIGITVFGGSALAGFFVVRVLFGLAEGPSFVSMSRTMANWVAPKERTFCSSLTLIGTPLGSVITAPIAVTIISLTNWKVMLVTMGLLGLVWASIFSRVFTSLPEDNPRISKEELAEIRYNTDLKTKDNVSQDKIHWFDFFKNPSLICNTVGFFACSYIIFLLLTWTPKYLQDVYHFKLTSLWYLGMIPWIGPIFTTVLGGKISDYIRMRTGNLRFARNSVSVISLLLSSICFLLIPKMGSAMQVLLLMALGNSAALAANSIYWSNLIDIEPSKTGTFSGIMHFLGQTSAFIAPTLTGTLVKNYGYSAAFIIAGIICAVGMVCMFFVKFKNVEIDNGQVEKNFSA; from the coding sequence TTGAAGAAAGGAAGATATCGTTATTTTATTATTTTCATGGTACTGGCTATTATGACAATAAATTATATAGACAGAGGAGCTCTTTCTTATGGACAAGCAGATATTATTAAAGAATATGGACTAAATGCACAATCATGGGGAGCAGTTATGGGATACTTTGGATATGGTTATGCTGTTGGTGGATTATTTGGCGGCTTCCTAGCAGATAAAAAAGGTCCTAAATTTACTTGGATTGTATTTGGTTCTATTTGGTCTGTTTTTGAGATGTTAACAGCCTTTGCTGGAGATATTGGAATTACAGTATTCGGCGGATCGGCTCTTGCAGGTTTCTTTGTAGTTCGAGTATTATTTGGTCTTGCTGAAGGTCCTTCATTTGTTTCTATGAGCCGTACTATGGCAAACTGGGTTGCACCAAAGGAAAGAACATTTTGTTCCTCTTTAACTCTTATTGGTACTCCACTAGGTTCAGTAATAACGGCTCCTATAGCAGTTACAATTATTTCACTAACTAATTGGAAAGTTATGTTAGTGACAATGGGATTGTTAGGACTTGTTTGGGCTTCAATTTTTAGTAGGGTTTTTACGAGTTTACCAGAAGATAATCCTAGAATATCAAAAGAGGAACTTGCCGAAATAAGATATAATACCGATCTTAAAACTAAAGATAATGTTTCACAAGATAAAATTCACTGGTTTGATTTTTTTAAAAATCCATCATTGATTTGTAATACGGTTGGTTTCTTTGCTTGCAGTTACATCATTTTTTTATTACTAACATGGACACCAAAGTATCTCCAGGATGTATATCATTTTAAATTAACATCTCTATGGTATTTAGGAATGATACCATGGATTGGTCCTATTTTTACTACAGTACTTGGCGGAAAAATTTCAGATTATATTCGAATGAGAACTGGAAATCTTAGATTTGCTAGAAATAGTGTATCGGTTATATCATTACTTCTATCTTCTATATGTTTTTTATTAATTCCTAAAATGGGAAGCGCAATGCAGGTTTTACTTTTAATGGCTTTAGGAAATTCTGCAGCTCTAGCAGCTAACTCCATATATTGGAGTAATCTTATAGACATTGAACCATCAAAAACAGGTACATTTAGTGGAATTATGCATTTTTTAGGACAAACATCTGCATTTATAGCTCCAACTTTAACAGGAACTCTAGTAAAAAATTATGGATATTCAGCAGCGTTTATCATAGCAGGAATTATCTGTGCTGTTGGTATGGTTTGTATGTTCTTTGTAAAATTTAAAAATGTGGAAATTGACAACGGTCAAGTGGAAAAAAATTTTTCTGCATAA
- a CDS encoding uroporphyrinogen decarboxylase family protein, which produces MKTSQELYNERLTRIKKAIALEKPDRTPVIPYADAFLANVAGVKLSDYVSNLEISNKVQIDGAKMFRFDGSSGTFSNAAMMGMIFFSNIKLPGRELPDNTLWQVDEREYMTVDDYDTIIDKGFEEFQNNFYASKINVDFQKTQEIITKAPQFNKNMRDEGYPLYYAGTISHPVDYLSGGRTMAKFMVDIRRIPEKVEAVMDIITDANIKAMKQSIQNAVDPISVFVAMGRGCPDFYNPKLWERFIWNPLKKITYAVIETGLTANFHIDANWQRSLDYFKDFPKGTCVFETDGTTDIYKIKEKLGDRMCIKGDVQAAKLTLGTPDEIYNYSTQLIKDMGRGFILASGCGIPPNARPENVKAMVAAALGK; this is translated from the coding sequence ATGAAGACATCACAAGAATTATACAATGAACGTTTAACCAGAATAAAAAAAGCAATAGCACTTGAAAAACCTGATAGAACACCTGTTATTCCATATGCAGATGCTTTCCTTGCTAATGTAGCCGGTGTTAAATTATCTGATTATGTATCAAATTTGGAAATCTCAAATAAGGTTCAAATAGATGGAGCAAAAATGTTTAGATTTGACGGCTCATCTGGAACCTTTTCAAATGCAGCAATGATGGGAATGATATTTTTTTCCAATATAAAGCTTCCTGGACGTGAACTCCCTGATAATACGCTCTGGCAAGTTGATGAGCGCGAATATATGACCGTTGATGACTATGATACCATAATAGATAAAGGTTTTGAGGAATTTCAGAACAATTTTTACGCTTCAAAGATAAATGTTGATTTTCAAAAAACCCAAGAAATAATTACTAAAGCTCCTCAATTTAACAAAAACATGCGGGATGAGGGATATCCTCTTTATTACGCAGGTACAATTTCCCATCCTGTTGATTACTTGAGTGGAGGCCGTACCATGGCAAAATTCATGGTAGATATAAGAAGAATACCTGAAAAGGTAGAAGCAGTAATGGATATAATAACTGATGCCAATATTAAGGCAATGAAACAGAGTATTCAAAATGCTGTAGATCCTATTTCTGTATTCGTAGCTATGGGACGCGGCTGTCCTGACTTCTATAATCCTAAATTATGGGAAAGGTTTATATGGAACCCTCTTAAAAAGATAACTTATGCCGTAATAGAAACAGGATTAACTGCAAACTTTCATATTGATGCCAATTGGCAGCGTTCTCTTGACTATTTTAAAGATTTTCCAAAAGGCACCTGTGTTTTTGAAACAGATGGAACAACTGATATTTATAAAATTAAAGAAAAATTAGGAGACCGTATGTGTATTAAAGGAGACGTACAAGCTGCAAAACTTACTCTTGGAACTCCTGATGAAATATACAATTACAGTACTCAGTTGATAAAGGATATGGGAAGAGGATTTATACTTGCTTCCGGCTGTGGTATACCCCCAAATGCAAGACCCGAGAATGTTAAAGCAATGGTGGCAGCAGCACTAGGAAAGTAA
- a CDS encoding LysR family transcriptional regulator — protein MLLKNYEYFLTIVKEGNISKAASKLYVSQPSLSKYLKKLEENAGTELFTRASHPLKLTPAGELFMQYIQDVIKRNKKLQQDFSDVKNSVSGRVTLGITVWRSSILLPIVFPNFKKKYPKIDIELQEGSHQYMFSLLKQNKVDFCILQSPNSHHNIIFEHLAFEHILFTVNYHNPLLKKLDYDVNKRINFMSQKDFLQFKDEPFFMLKEGQLLREVSQNFLNKLGINIIPTIETSNIMTAVNLVSADMGVTFVPESILKIEENVKNLMFFKIDTPPLQWEITIAYKTGTILSKPALLFIKSIKKVYTNVNND, from the coding sequence ATGCTATTAAAAAATTATGAGTACTTTCTTACAATTGTTAAAGAAGGAAATATTTCAAAGGCTGCATCTAAATTATATGTTTCTCAGCCTTCACTTAGCAAATATTTAAAAAAGCTTGAGGAAAATGCAGGCACTGAGCTATTTACAAGAGCTTCTCACCCATTAAAACTTACTCCTGCAGGCGAATTATTCATGCAATACATTCAAGATGTTATTAAACGAAATAAAAAATTACAACAAGATTTTTCAGATGTTAAAAATTCAGTCAGTGGGAGAGTGACATTAGGTATTACAGTATGGAGATCCTCTATCTTACTACCAATCGTATTTCCCAATTTTAAAAAAAAATACCCTAAAATAGATATTGAATTACAAGAAGGATCCCATCAATATATGTTCTCATTGCTGAAACAAAACAAAGTAGATTTTTGTATTTTACAGTCACCTAACAGTCACCATAACATTATTTTTGAACATCTTGCATTTGAACATATCCTTTTTACTGTAAACTATCATAATCCACTATTAAAAAAATTAGACTATGATGTGAATAAAAGAATAAATTTTATGAGCCAGAAAGACTTTCTACAATTTAAAGATGAACCATTTTTTATGCTAAAGGAAGGGCAACTTCTCCGTGAAGTTTCACAAAATTTTTTAAACAAACTAGGAATTAACATTATCCCTACTATAGAAACATCAAATATAATGACCGCTGTAAATCTTGTATCTGCTGATATGGGCGTTACATTTGTACCAGAATCAATACTTAAAATAGAAGAAAACGTAAAAAATCTCATGTTCTTTAAAATAGATACTCCTCCTTTGCAATGGGAAATCACAATTGCATATAAAACAGGAACAATATTAAGCAAGCCAGCATTGTTATTTATAAAGTCTATTAAGAAAGTATATACAAATGTTAATAATGATTAG
- a CDS encoding metallo-dependent hydrolase, with protein sequence MKYDLIVRNGYLLDPATGNKGKHIVAVKDDKIADYSQDGQAIQTINAKGCYVFPGLIDFHTHIYEGSDFGVSPDLLLANGVTAAVDAGSTGCVNFEMFYKNSMMNSKLKIKAFLNVSSIGQPGAGIDEPLDPKLFQKDLIRSLIRKYKGTILGLKIRFSKNTVGGLGTKPLEETLKLAQELGVPVCVHTTNPPIDAAELVSMLRKGDIYCHIYHGTGSTLLEEDGTIKPAFLDAAKRGVIFDCANGRFNLDYKVAKQSISNKFLPDIISTDTTKVTLNVPAQVKSLPFVMSKYLSFGMSLEDVLKTVTVNPAKLMGMEGKIGTLKKGAYADITICKIVDKKVVFSDSKGATHEGNQLIVPVLTIENGRIAYCQTDFNI encoded by the coding sequence ATGAAATATGATTTAATTGTTAGAAATGGTTATTTATTGGATCCGGCTACCGGAAATAAAGGTAAGCATATAGTTGCAGTAAAAGATGATAAAATTGCAGATTATTCTCAAGATGGGCAAGCAATTCAGACTATAAATGCTAAAGGTTGTTATGTTTTTCCAGGCCTTATCGATTTTCATACACATATTTATGAAGGAAGTGATTTTGGGGTTTCACCAGATTTATTATTAGCCAATGGTGTTACAGCAGCTGTTGATGCAGGAAGTACAGGATGTGTCAATTTTGAAATGTTTTATAAAAATTCAATGATGAATAGTAAACTGAAAATAAAGGCATTTTTAAATGTATCATCTATTGGCCAACCGGGCGCAGGGATTGATGAACCTCTTGATCCAAAATTGTTTCAAAAGGATTTGATACGATCTTTAATTAGAAAATATAAAGGTACAATATTAGGCTTAAAGATTCGTTTTAGTAAAAATACTGTGGGAGGTTTAGGTACGAAACCATTGGAAGAGACGTTAAAACTTGCTCAAGAATTAGGGGTACCTGTATGTGTTCATACAACTAATCCGCCAATTGATGCTGCTGAACTGGTAAGCATGCTTAGAAAAGGTGATATATACTGTCATATTTATCATGGAACAGGTTCAACTTTACTAGAAGAAGATGGTACAATAAAACCAGCATTTTTAGATGCTGCAAAAAGAGGAGTAATTTTTGATTGTGCAAACGGAAGGTTCAATTTAGATTATAAGGTAGCCAAACAATCCATTTCAAATAAGTTCTTGCCGGATATAATTAGTACGGATACGACAAAAGTTACTTTAAATGTACCGGCACAAGTTAAGAGCTTACCATTTGTCATGTCAAAATATCTTAGCTTTGGTATGAGCTTAGAAGACGTTTTAAAAACCGTAACTGTTAATCCTGCAAAATTAATGGGTATGGAAGGTAAGATTGGAACACTGAAAAAAGGAGCATATGCAGATATTACTATTTGTAAAATCGTAGATAAAAAAGTTGTATTTAGTGATTCAAAAGGTGCAACACATGAGGGAAACCAACTGATAGTCCCAGTTCTTACAATTGAAAATGGTAGGATTGCATATTGTCAAACGGATTTTAATATTTAA
- a CDS encoding C-terminal binding protein, whose protein sequence is MWNAVIVDRDYGSVSLENQNYIKKQYFQNGINLRLEHYNTSEEIINGCQDADVILGTGNPPITKDVIENLPKLKLVQRFGIGVNSIDLETATKKGVIVQFMPGFCIKELSIHAAALILNLIRNVGFYDRGIRKGEWRKAAGYVPRNLEEMTVGIFGFGASGRLLYQIFKKGFGSKVIVCDPFIDKSIQNSMDVTVVSFEEMLKNSDIISIHAPLTPETRHIFDYKAFKQMKNTSMIINVSRGGLINQQDLEKALADGEIRYAGLDVFEKEPLSPNSPLISNENVALTCHSAFYGENAQKNQIKLAIELVDCVLNKKSVKRKYVANKDVLNKFEDLNIIK, encoded by the coding sequence ATGTGGAATGCTGTCATAGTAGATAGAGATTATGGAAGTGTTAGTCTTGAAAATCAAAATTACATTAAGAAACAATATTTTCAAAATGGAATTAATTTAAGATTAGAGCACTATAACACTTCTGAGGAAATTATTAATGGATGTCAAGATGCAGATGTTATCCTGGGTACAGGCAATCCGCCAATTACAAAAGATGTTATAGAAAATCTTCCAAAACTAAAACTAGTTCAACGATTTGGAATTGGTGTAAATTCCATAGATTTGGAGACGGCAACCAAAAAGGGAGTAATAGTACAATTTATGCCAGGATTTTGTATAAAGGAGCTTTCCATTCATGCTGCTGCACTCATTCTTAATTTGATTAGAAATGTAGGATTTTATGATAGAGGTATTCGAAAAGGTGAATGGAGAAAAGCAGCGGGTTATGTACCTAGGAACCTTGAGGAAATGACTGTAGGTATTTTTGGCTTTGGGGCTTCAGGGAGACTTTTGTATCAAATCTTTAAAAAAGGATTTGGGTCGAAGGTAATTGTATGTGATCCATTTATTGATAAGAGTATTCAAAATAGTATGGACGTAACTGTTGTATCATTTGAAGAAATGTTAAAAAATTCTGATATTATTTCAATTCATGCACCATTAACTCCAGAAACACGTCATATTTTTGATTATAAAGCTTTTAAACAAATGAAAAATACTTCAATGATTATCAATGTTTCAAGAGGAGGGCTTATCAATCAGCAGGATTTAGAAAAGGCACTAGCAGATGGAGAAATTCGTTATGCAGGTTTAGATGTTTTTGAAAAAGAACCATTGTCACCAAATAGTCCATTAATTAGTAATGAAAACGTTGCATTAACATGTCATAGTGCGTTTTATGGTGAGAATGCTCAGAAAAATCAAATTAAACTTGCCATTGAACTTGTTGATTGTGTATTGAACAAGAAAAGTGTGAAAAGAAAATATGTAGCTAACAAAGATGTTTTAAATAAGTTTGAAGATTTGAATATCATAAAATAA
- a CDS encoding PadR family transcriptional regulator: protein MARNNSLEMGELTDAYYYILLSLIKPKHGYLIMKSVEKMSEGKFSIGPASLYTSIKKLLDAKLIKLTEESEQKKVYIATDKGIQFLKNEVKRKRKMVQIAEEIFSNEEML, encoded by the coding sequence ATGGCTAGAAATAATTCTTTGGAAATGGGTGAACTTACAGACGCATACTATTATATTTTGCTATCTTTAATAAAACCTAAACATGGCTATTTGATTATGAAATCAGTTGAAAAGATGTCAGAAGGCAAGTTTTCAATAGGTCCTGCATCTTTATATACAAGTATAAAAAAACTTCTTGATGCAAAACTCATAAAACTTACAGAGGAATCAGAGCAAAAAAAAGTTTACATTGCTACAGATAAAGGAATTCAATTTCTAAAAAATGAAGTTAAAAGGAAACGTAAGATGGTTCAAATTGCAGAAGAAATATTTAGCAACGAGGAGATGTTATAG
- a CDS encoding ABC transporter permease gives MHNTKTSNIFMKFYHMQIFWPVAALIALLLLNFLVRPGFLNITIRDGHLFGNVIDILNHSAPLILISLGMTIVIATQGIDISVGSIIAISASVSATVIVGGGSVPAAVLSGAIVGVLCGIWNGFLVAYIEIQPMVATLILYIVGRGIAQLITGGQILTFTNKSFIFIGTGYIFLPVAIIIAAVIVFAIYLLIRKTALGLFVESIGVNSSASKYCGIRARKVIFSLYIISGILAGIAGIILCSNIKSADANNVGLWMELDAILATVIGGTSMAGGRFYLGGTVVGAIFIQALTTTIYSMGVAPEITLVVKAIVVIIVCIIQSEAFRKMLVRKKSKNNTTKSKPKKEVARV, from the coding sequence GTGCATAATACTAAAACTTCCAATATATTTATGAAATTTTATCATATGCAGATATTTTGGCCGGTAGCAGCATTAATTGCGCTGCTTTTATTAAATTTTTTAGTAAGACCAGGTTTCCTTAATATAACAATTAGGGATGGACACTTATTTGGAAATGTAATAGATATACTTAATCATTCAGCGCCACTTATATTAATATCGTTAGGTATGACAATAGTTATTGCCACCCAGGGAATAGATATTTCTGTTGGATCTATAATTGCTATAAGTGCTTCGGTTTCGGCAACAGTTATAGTTGGAGGTGGTTCTGTTCCAGCGGCAGTATTATCAGGAGCAATAGTAGGTGTACTTTGTGGAATATGGAACGGTTTCTTGGTAGCTTATATTGAAATTCAACCTATGGTTGCTACGCTTATTTTATACATAGTTGGAAGAGGTATAGCCCAACTTATTACAGGCGGTCAAATACTAACATTTACTAATAAGTCATTTATTTTTATAGGAACAGGATATATTTTCTTACCTGTGGCAATAATTATTGCTGCTGTAATTGTTTTTGCAATTTATTTACTTATTAGAAAAACAGCATTGGGTTTATTTGTTGAATCTATAGGAGTAAATAGCAGTGCCAGCAAATACTGTGGCATAAGGGCACGAAAAGTTATTTTTTCACTGTATATTATATCGGGTATTCTAGCAGGTATTGCAGGCATTATTTTATGCTCTAACATAAAGAGTGCAGATGCAAACAATGTAGGATTGTGGATGGAATTAGATGCTATATTAGCTACTGTTATTGGAGGAACTTCCATGGCAGGTGGTAGATTTTATTTAGGAGGAACAGTAGTAGGAGCAATATTTATACAAGCATTAACAACAACCATTTATAGTATGGGAGTGGCTCCAGAAATTACTCTTGTAGTTAAAGCTATAGTAGTTATAATAGTTTGTATTATACAATCTGAGGCATTTAGAAAAATGCTAGTAAGAAAGAAATCAAAAAATAATACAACTAAAAGTAAACCTAAAAAAGAGGTGGCTCGTGTATGA
- a CDS encoding DUF2812 domain-containing protein translates to MSNTKYVMSKGVAFGEEEEMEMLSDYASKGWILYKFSFMGYKLKKAKPEKLQYSLDYRYNADEEYFSYFEEAGWNHVCSASNSMHIFSAPEDTKPIYTDSDTKSEKYINQYKLAKKIAMPSLLCLIVCSILFTILASLAKYDYIPHIYIKIGCIILIPTLIITLIITIITGLPCISYYTTLNRIKDGYPTHVKHKALKKLLDTLAAISPILIISLFLLSIFNIIIISKAAFLLICLIAFITCLLSMFIK, encoded by the coding sequence ATGTCCAACACAAAATATGTCATGAGCAAAGGAGTAGCTTTTGGAGAAGAGGAAGAAATGGAAATGCTCTCTGATTATGCAAGCAAAGGCTGGATTTTATATAAATTTAGCTTTATGGGATACAAACTCAAAAAAGCTAAACCTGAAAAATTGCAATATTCTCTAGATTATAGATATAATGCAGATGAAGAATACTTTTCATACTTTGAAGAAGCAGGATGGAATCATGTATGTTCTGCATCAAATTCAATGCATATATTCAGTGCCCCTGAAGACACAAAACCAATTTATACAGACAGCGATACTAAATCAGAAAAATATATAAACCAGTATAAATTAGCTAAAAAAATCGCAATGCCATCACTTTTATGCCTTATTGTATGCTCTATTTTATTTACTATTTTAGCATCACTTGCTAAATATGATTATATACCTCATATATATATAAAAATTGGATGTATTATTTTAATACCTACATTAATAATAACATTAATAATAACTATTATAACAGGACTACCTTGTATATCTTATTACACTACATTAAATAGAATTAAGGATGGTTATCCAACTCATGTAAAGCATAAAGCATTAAAAAAATTATTAGATACATTAGCAGCAATTTCACCTATATTAATAATATCTCTGTTCCTTTTAAGTATATTTAACATTATAATTATAAGCAAAGCAGCGTTTTTGTTAATTTGTCTAATTGCTTTCATAACTTGTCTATTAAGTATGTTCATAAAATAA